The Pseudoalteromonas rubra nucleotide sequence ATTACGTCTGGCCATTGCTTCTCAGAATTTTCATCTATCATTCCAACCAATTGTGCATGTTGAAGATTGCTCCATTGACTACTTTGAAGCGCTCGCCAGATGGCACCACCCCATTGAAGGCCTGATCCCGCCGTCTGAGTTTATTCCCATTGCGGAAGAATCCAACCTGATTTTGGATCTGGGAGACTGGATCCTGCTAGAATCTTGTCGGCAAATGTCCGCCTGGCACAATGCAGGTATGAAGCGAGTGAGAATTTCAGTAAACGTCTCTGGGATTCAACTCAAGCATCGCGCTATTTTTGATTGGGTAATGGCTGCGTTAGAAAAAACAGGCTTACCACCCACTTCTTTGATGCTTGAAATCACCGAATCAACACTCATAACCGCCAGTAATGAGATCATTGCTCAGCTCGAGCGTTGTCGCTCTGCCGGTGTGACTATTGCTATCGATGACTTTGGCACCGGATTTAGTTCACTCAGCACGCTTGCAGATCTGCCAATAGACGTCATTAAAATTGACAAACTGTTTATTTCACAAGCCAAAGACAACCCTAAATACTACAAGATCCTTAATTCAATCAGTGAGCTGGGTGCACAACTTGACCTTAAAATTGTGGCTGAGGGTGTTGAACAGGTCGACCAATTTGAGTTGGTCAAGCAAATGGGGATCCGCTGCGTACAAGGATACCTGGTCAGCCGCCCGGAAACCTCCAGTCGCGTCGGCAACAAAGTACTGAAAAGCAATATGAACCACATTGCATCCACCGGTACTAGCGTATGGCTGCCGGAGTCCAGCTAACGTTGTGGGCTCCCCTCAGCGCTTAAACTTAGTCTCTAAAATCACCGACGACGTTGTCCGCTCAACGCCTTCAAGGTTCCCTATGTCATCGAGCAACTGACTGAGTTGCTCCAGGCTTTGCGCCTCAACTTCTGCAATCATGTCGTATTCACCACTGATGGCATATAAAGCTGAAATGTTGTTAATTTGCTTCAGCGCATTATTTGTTTGCGCAGTCAGCTTTTGGCGGACCTTAATAGAGACATGGGCCGCAACCTGAGATTCCTGATACTGCCTGCCCAGTTCAACACTGTAACCCTGAATAACACCACTATGCTCTAGTTTTTGCAATCGACTTTGCACTGTGGTTCTGGACATATCCAGAATCCGTGCGAGCTCTGAGATGCTGGCACGGGCATTTTTCCTCAGCTCAGAAAGTAAACGTTCGTCTTGTGAATGGATCATTGTGAAAACTTAAATCGTCATTTTGACTGTTATTTTAATCATTTTATTTATTTTTGCACTGCAAATTGACAACACAACGCGTAATAATGACAAAAAAGCGGGGAAAGCGAGTTTGTCTGTTGCAGATGGGCGCTTAATTCAACCCTGAGATGTAAAGTTTTTTAAAGAGGAAGTCGTCATGCAAGTGAATCGCGAACTGTTTAACGAAGTTATGGTACCTAACTACAATCCGTCTGAAGTAATCCCAGTTAAAGGTAAGGGTTCACGTGTTTGGGACCAAAAAGGCGACGAGTACATCGATTTCGCTGGGGGTATCGCCGTAAACTGCCTTGGTCATTGTCACCCCGCACTCGTCAACGCGTTGAAAGAGCAAGGTGAGAAAATTTGGCACCTGTCTAACGTTATGACTAACGAACCAGCCCTTCGCCTGGCGAAAAAACTCACTGACGCAACCTTTGGTGAGCAAGTTTACTTTGCAAACTCAGGGGCCGAAGCAAACGAAGCAGCATTGAAGCTGGCACGTCGCTGGGCCATTGATAATTACTCAGAAGAAAAGACACAAATCATCGCCTTCAACAAAGGCTTCCATGGTCGTACCTTCTTTACCGTCACCGTAGGTGGCCAGGCAGCATACTCAGATGGTTTCGGTCCTAAGCCGCAAGATGTCACACACGTTGATTACAACGATCTTGAGACCTTCGCTAAGCTTATCTCTGATAAGACTTGTGCGGTTATGATGGAACCGCTGCAAGGTGAAGGCGGTATTATCCCACCAACGAGCGAGTTTATTCAAGGTGTCCGTGAACTGTGTGACAAGCACAACGCGTTGTTGATCTTTGACGAAGTACAAACGGGTGTTGGACGCACAGGTGATCTTTATGCCTACCAGGGTCTTAACGTCACTCCAGATATCCTGACCACAGCCAAAGCACTAGGTGGTGGTTTCCCAATTGGCGCAATGCTAACAACAAAGGAAATCGCTAAGCACCTGAAAATTGGTACTCATGGCTCAACGTATGGCGGCAACCCGTTGGCATGTGCTGTTGCAGAAGCAGCATTTGACACTGTCAACGACGTGCAGCTGCTGTCTGATGTAAAGCGTAAAGAACAACTATTCCGCGATGGTTTGGCTGCCATTAATGAAAAATACAATGTATTTAGCGAAGTACGCGGTAAAGGTTTGTTGCTTGGCGCTGTGTTGAATGACAAATTTAACGGCCGTGCCCGAGACTTCCTGGTTGCCAGCGGTAAACATGGCTTGATGGCACTGGTTGCAGGTACCAATGTTGTTCGCTTCACACCTTCTTTGGTCATCCCGGATGAAGATATCCAGGCTGGTCTGGCTCGCTTTGAGCTGGCTGTAGCGGATGTTGTAAACGGTTAATTATGAAGGGCGCCCCTGCGCCCTGTTCAAATTATGCAAGTACTCAGACCCATTTCAAACAAAGACTTTGCAGCTTTGAAAACCATTGCGATTGAATCTGGTCATGGATTCACGTCGCTGCCGGTAGACGATGATTTGCTGAGCAGTAAAATTGTACGCTCAGAGCAGAGCTTTGATAAAACAGTTAAGCAACCGCAGGACGAAGGCTATTTATTTGTCCTTGAAGACAGTGACACGGGTGAGATCCTGGGCACAACTGCGATAGAAGCCGCGGTTGGTATGCAAACACCTTTGTACCACTATCATTTGGGCAAAACAGTCCACCATTCACGCACTCTGAATGTTTACAACACAGTAGATATTCTGAGTATGTGTAATGATTATACTGGTGCATCCGAGATCTGTACACTTTTCCTCAGGGAAGCGTTTCGTCAGGGTCTTGCTGGTCGTTTTTTATCTCGCTCTCGTTTTAACTTTATGGCATTACATGCCGACCGTTTCAGCGATACGGTGATTGCAGAGATGCGTGGTGTCAGCGATGAAGATGGACACTCTCCTTTCTGGCAATGGCTACAGGAACATTTCTTCAGCATCGAATTCCCGCAAGCGGACCACCTGGTTGGACTAGGAGACAAAGTATTCATCAGTGAACTGATGCCTAAATACCCAATTTATGCCAACTTGCTTAGCAAAAAAGCGCAAGCTGTCATAGGTCAGGTACACGAGAAAACTAAGCCTGCCCTGCGCCTGCTGGAAAAAGAAGGCTTTGAACATCGGGGCTACGTAGATCTGTTTGATGCTGGCCCTACCGTCGAGTCCAGATTACATAACATTAAAACAGTACGAGAAACCAAACGTGGCAAAGCACAAATTGTGGAGTCAGGTGAATTAGACACCGTGAATGGTGAAACCTGGTCAGTATCCAATTGTCGTTTAGCAGATTTTCGCGCCACCTTTGATACTCGTGTCAGCTGGTGTGCTAAAAGCAGCTCATTCAGGATCACTGCCGACATTGCATCTGCACTGAAGATTGTCGACGGTGAAGAGATCAGCGGATTCTTACTGTGAAATACTTTCGAGCGTCAGGGCAGTAAAACACATTTTGCACTAACCTGATGTTCCAACCGAATTAAACAATTGCGTCGTGCTT carries:
- a CDS encoding Lrp/AsnC family transcriptional regulator, with protein sequence MIHSQDERLLSELRKNARASISELARILDMSRTTVQSRLQKLEHSGVIQGYSVELGRQYQESQVAAHVSIKVRQKLTAQTNNALKQINNISALYAISGEYDMIAEVEAQSLEQLSQLLDDIGNLEGVERTTSSVILETKFKR
- a CDS encoding aspartate aminotransferase family protein, which translates into the protein MQVNRELFNEVMVPNYNPSEVIPVKGKGSRVWDQKGDEYIDFAGGIAVNCLGHCHPALVNALKEQGEKIWHLSNVMTNEPALRLAKKLTDATFGEQVYFANSGAEANEAALKLARRWAIDNYSEEKTQIIAFNKGFHGRTFFTVTVGGQAAYSDGFGPKPQDVTHVDYNDLETFAKLISDKTCAVMMEPLQGEGGIIPPTSEFIQGVRELCDKHNALLIFDEVQTGVGRTGDLYAYQGLNVTPDILTTAKALGGGFPIGAMLTTKEIAKHLKIGTHGSTYGGNPLACAVAEAAFDTVNDVQLLSDVKRKEQLFRDGLAAINEKYNVFSEVRGKGLLLGAVLNDKFNGRARDFLVASGKHGLMALVAGTNVVRFTPSLVIPDEDIQAGLARFELAVADVVNG
- the astA gene encoding arginine N-succinyltransferase, which gives rise to MQVLRPISNKDFAALKTIAIESGHGFTSLPVDDDLLSSKIVRSEQSFDKTVKQPQDEGYLFVLEDSDTGEILGTTAIEAAVGMQTPLYHYHLGKTVHHSRTLNVYNTVDILSMCNDYTGASEICTLFLREAFRQGLAGRFLSRSRFNFMALHADRFSDTVIAEMRGVSDEDGHSPFWQWLQEHFFSIEFPQADHLVGLGDKVFISELMPKYPIYANLLSKKAQAVIGQVHEKTKPALRLLEKEGFEHRGYVDLFDAGPTVESRLHNIKTVRETKRGKAQIVESGELDTVNGETWSVSNCRLADFRATFDTRVSWCAKSSSFRITADIASALKIVDGEEISGFLL